The genomic window CTTAACAGAAATATCACCCGTCAAGAGCTTGCCTATCATGTCAAAACTCAATACTACTAAGTTCCAACTACGCTGTAAGCTTTGTCCTAAAGCATCAACAACGCCGTAACGTAACTCAAATAAATATTCTTTTGGGTAAGAGTCAGATTTTGGAACCACCCCCAAATAACCTATTTTCTTACCCGCACGCTCAATTAAAGCCGGTGTTACCATTATCTCTTGGTTTTCACCTAGTCTTTCGACGATTAAAATAACGTTTTGTTCCGGAAGTTGACTAATATTTTTTGAAAACATCGCCCAACTGCCATTAATACTTTCGTTATTGATGCTAATTAACTTGTCATCAACTTTTAGGCCGGCCTTATCTGCAACACTACCCTCTTCAATATAGGCTAGCTCAGCATAAACAGCAGCTCTATAAGGCGCAATACCTAAACTACTAATGGCCGATTCTTTATCGGGTGAAAAAGACCAGTTAGCCGCATCCAAATGATAAGTTTTCGATGAAGCACTACCTTGTTCTTTTGTTTTTATAGTAAAAGCGCTCTCACCTATTTGCGAGACTAACGCTAGATTGACATCTTGCCAATCTAGGGTCTTTTGACCGGCAACTTCAATGATTTCACTATTACTAGTAATATTCGCCCGCTGCGCTATAGATTCTGGCATTATTTCACCAACAATCGGCTTTACACTCGGCACACCAATTAGAAACATCAGATAAAAAGCAAAAATAGCAAAAGCAAAGTTTGCTAGGGGCCCAGCAGCAATAATTGCTATACGCTGATAAACCGTTTTATTATTAAAGGTTTTATCGATATCTTCGGGCTTGACCTCATCAACGCGGCCATCAAGCATTTTAACGTAACCACCCAATGGAATTAAGGCGATAACAAACTCTGTACCTTCTTTATTAACTTTTCGCCATAATACTTTGCCAAAGCCAATTGAAAAACGCTCTACTTGCACGCCGTTTCTGCGGGCAACCCAATAATGACCGTATTCATGCACCGTAATCAAAATACCTAAAGCGACAACAAAAGAGGCTAAATTCCAAAAAAAATCAAACAACTATAGATTACCTTTTTCGTTAACTTCATTAATCGCCACATCATTGACTACAAAGCAGCCACTGGCAATTAAATTACGTGAAAATTCTCTAGCACTTGCATCAAGCGCAACAACATCATCAATTGATGCCACCCTTTCTGAGACAAATTTATTCACAGAAGTTTCATTTATTTTTGCAATATCAGTAAATTTTATTTTTTCGTTCAAAAAAGCATCAACGGCAATTTCATTAGCGGCGTTTAAAGCTGTACATGCACCTTGGCCACTTTTACAAGCAGCTATGGCTAATTTTAAATTAGGATACTTTTGATAATCGACATCTTCAAATTCAAATGATGGCGTATTGAAAAAATCTAAAGGTGCGACACCTGAATCAATTCTCTGCGGATAAGCCAAGGCATGAGCAATGGGGGTACGCATATCAGGATTACCCATTTGAGCTATCACGCTACCGTCTTTATATTGCACCATTGAATGAATGGTACTTTGCGGATGTAAAACAACGCGGATATCGTCAGGGTCGATATTAAACAACCATTTTGCTTCAATAAATTCTAGACCTTTATTCATCATGGTCGCAGAGTCTACAGAAATTTTACGGCCCATTTCCCAATTAGGGTGGGCACAAGCTTGTGCTGGGGTTACCTCTGCTAACTGTTCGACTGAAAAAGTTCTAAACGGACCACCAGAGCCAGTCAGTAATATTTTACTGACGCCATTACTTGCTAAGTCGCATCGACCTGGCTTAGCTTGTACATTAGCGGGTAAACACTGGAAAATAGCATTGTGTTCACTGTCTATCGGCAGTAATTCTGCACCATACTTTTCAACCGCATCTATAAACAAAGCGCCGGAAGTCACTAAAGCTTCTTTATTTGCTAACAGTACTCTTTTTCCCGACTTAACTGCGGCCATAGTTGACAAAAGACCTGACGCCCCAACAATAGCAGCCATGACCGTATCTGTGGTATCAGCTTGAGCAATATCAATTAAGCCTTGTCCGCCACTAAGTACTTGAATATTTTGTAAACCGTTTTGGTCAAGTTTTACTTTTAAAGCTTGTGCGGCATGCTCGGCCACCATAACGACAGTGCTTGGCTTAAATTCCTGACACTGCGCCAACATTTCGTCAACACGAGTATTCGCTGATAAAGACTCAACAGAAAATAACGTGGGATGAAGCCTAACAACCTCTAAGGTGCTAACACCTATCGATCCTGTTGAACCTAAAATACAAAGTTTACGCATCGTTTATATCAACCTACTGCCAGCCTAATAAGGCATAACATAATGCATAAACTGGCGCAGTAGCGGTTAAACTATCAATTCTGTCCAAGATACCGCCATGACCAGGTAAGATTGCGCCACTGTCTTTTATGCCTGCTTGGCGTTTAAACATACTTTCATTTAAATCACCTAGCACTGACACTGTCGTGATAATAGCGGTGACAATTAACGCTAAGGTAAATTGATGTTGCTGCCATCCGAGCGAGTAACCGGCAATACTAATAAAGATACAGGCACAAACAACACCACCAATAAAGCCTTCGAGGGTTTTGCCTGGACTGACGTTGGGGAGAAGTTTATGTTTACCGATAGATTTACCGACAAAATAAGCACCAACATCAGCGCTCCACACCATTAAGAATAAAAACATAATCAGCTGAGCGCCATTATACGGATCTTGGTTGTAATCATTACTACGCAGCACCATAAAAGCGAGCCAAGTAGGAATAAGCGTTAACCAGCCAAATACACCACGAATAGAGCGATGGCTTGACCAAAACTTACTGTAGCGAGGATAAAGAAAGGTCAGCGTTGCAGATAGAAACCACCAAGCGACAGCAATCCATAATACCAGCGACACACCTGAATGAAGCTGTCCATCAATAGACCAGAGTTGTAACAATGGTAGTGCGTACCAAAGCGCTGATATGAGAATAATCGTCGCACAGACAAAAGCAAGACGACGGCGCTTATTGGCAAAGCCCATTAAAGGTCCCCACTCCCATGCACCAATAGCCATAACAGCCATAAACAAAGCCGCAAATTGATCTAGAGGTAAATAGAAAATGGCGAAAATAGTTAAAGGCGCTAAGATAACAGCGGTAATAATACGTTGTTTTAACAAATGGAAACCCTTATAAATGCTATTTAATTTTATTGTTATTATTGTTTTTAATTTATAGTCTTAATTTTTTATTTGTTCACCTGTTTGACCAAAACGTCGTTCTCTTTGGTCAAAGCATCCCATTGCGTTAATGAGCGCTTGTTCATCAAAATCAGGCCATAGTGTTTCTGTAAAATAAAATTCTGCGTAAGCTGCTTGCCATAATAAAAAATTACTTATACGAAAATCACCACCGGTACGAATAAGTAAATCAAGTTCAGGTAAGTTAGCTAAACAAGTATATTGATGGAGTGTTTCTTCGGTTATATCATCAACAGACATGGTGTTATTGGATACTTTTTCAGCTAAAACTTTAGCGGCATTAGCGATGTCCCAACGTCCGCCATAGTTAGCTGCAACAGACAATACCATACCTTTATTGTTTGCGGTTAAATCTTCTGAAACTTTTATTTTTTTCTGTAACGTTTCTGAAAAACGTGAAACATCGCCAATCACTTGGAAGCGCACATCATTTTTATGAAGCTTTTTCACTTCTCGTGTTAGCACAAACATGAATAAATCCATCAATACGCTAACTTCTTGTTCTGGACGCTGCCAATTTTCACTACTAAAGGCAAAAAGTGTTAATGCTTTTACCCCGTATTTTATCGCAGTACTCACTGATGTTCGAACTGATTCAACACCTGATTTATGACCTGCAACCCGTGTTTTTCCACGTTGTTGCGCCCAACGTCCATTACCATCCATTATAATGGCAACGTGTTGCGGCACTTTTATTAAAGTATCTGTTATTGCTTCAGTCATAATCGTTCCGTCATACTAATCAAGCTAGATTCAAATTTTCTGTAAAAAAAACCGTAGTGATCATTTAATAACTACGGTTTATATTATCGGTTAAAGAAGTTATATTTCCATTAACTCTTTTTCTTTAATAGATAAGATATCATCAACCTGTTTTACATAAGTATCGGTTAATTTTTGAATATCATCTTCAGACTGATGCATTTCATCATCATTGATTTCTTTTTCTTTATTCAATGATTTTACATCTGAATTAGCATCGCGGCGGATATTACGAATAGCGACCTTGCCATTTTCAGCTTCATTTTTAACCACTTTAACAAGATCTTTACGACGTTCTTCTGTTAAAGGTGGTAAAGGAATACGAATAAGTGTTCCTTGAGATGATGGGTTCAAGCCCAAATCAGATTTCAAAATTGCTTTTTCTACTGCTCCGATCATGCCTTTATCAAAGACAGTAATCGCTAAAGTACGCGCATCAGGTGTAGCAATGTTGCCCACTTGACTTAATGGTGTTTCCATACCGTAATAATCAACAACAATATTATCAAGTAAAGAACGATGTGCTCGCCCCGTTCTTACTTTGTTTAAATTGCTTTTTAATGATTCGATACTTTTACTCATACGGTCTTGAGCATCTTGTTTTATTTCATTTATCACGTTGAATTTCCTTTAAATCAAAAATTAAACTAAATTTTCTGAATGGTCGATAGTTGTACCTTCATTACCGCCCATTACCACGGCTTTTAGTGCACCTGGCTTATTCATATTAAAAACACGAATAGTCATATTGTGATCACGCGCGAGCGTAAATGCGGCTAAATCCATTACTTTGAGTTCTTTTTCTAATACTTCGTTATAACTTAATTGGCTATATAAGGTAGCATCAGGGTTTTTAACCGGGTCATCTGAGTAGATGCCATCTACCTTGGTCGCTTTTAAAACCACATCAGCTTCAATTTCAATGCCGCGTAAACAAGCTGCTGAATCTGTGGTAAAGAAAGGATTACCGGTACCGGCACTGAAAATAACAACACGGCCAGATTTTAATAAACTGATGCCTTCAGCCCAGTTATAACGGTCACAAACACCCGCCAAGTCAATTGCAGACATTAATTTAGCATTAACAAAAGCACGATGTAAGGCATCACGCATCGCGAGGCCGTTCATTACGGTTGCTAACATACCCATTTGGTCACCAACAACACGGTTCATTCCTGCTTCTGCAAGACCAGCGCCACGGAACAAATTACCGCCGCCAATAACTAAACCCACTTGAATGCCCATTTCAATCAGTTCTTTAATTTCTTGAGCCATACGATCCAAAACTTTAGGGTCGATACCGAAACCCTCTTCACCCATTAAGGCTTCACCACTAAGTTTTAATAAAATTCGACGATATATTGGTTTTGGACTGATGCTCATAAAAAACATTCCTGTATTTTGTCTATAAATAGGCGAAAAAAAAAGCCGTGATCAATTTGACCGCGGCTATTTTAATACGTTTAGCTGACTATCGAAAGTCTAAACTGAAAAAAGAACTGTTTTACTGAATTAAATGCTTAAAAATTAAGCTTTTGATGCAGCAATTTGTGCTTCAACTTCAGCCGCAAAATCTTCTTCTTTCTTAGCAATGCCTTCACCAACTTCTAAACGAACAAAGTTAGAAACCGTAATGCCTTTCTCTTTAAGAACAACACCAACAGTTTTCTTAGGTTCCATGATGAATGCTTGACCCGTCAAAGAAATTTCACCGGTAAATTTCTTCATACGACCTATAATGATCTTTTCAAGTAATTCTACAGGTTTTTTCTTTTTATCATCAAGAGCATCGTTTTCAGCTTTTAAGATATCTAGCTGGATACGCTGTTCATTTTCTACAACACTATCAGCAACATCTTCAGGTGTTAAAAATTCAGGCTTACTTGCAGCAACGTGCATAGCAATGTGCTTTAATGATTCAGCATCGCCTTCACCAGCAACAACAACACCAATACTAGCGCCATGGCTATATGAAGCTAATGCAGCACCTTCAACGTATGAAACGCGACGGATATTGATGTTTTCACCAATTTTAGTCACAAGCGTAATACGCTTTTCTTCAAATTGAGCTTGTAACTCTTCGATTGTCGCTTTTGATGCTAAAGCAGCGTCTGCAACTTCGTTAGCAAAACCTAAGAAGTTAGAATCTTTTGCAACAAAATCAGTCTGACAGTTAACTTCAAGAAGTGCAGCAACGCCATCAGCGCTTTTAATTAAAATAGCACCTTCAGCAGCGATGTTACCAGCTTTTTTAGCCGCTTTTGCTTGACCGTTCTTACGCATATTTTCAATCGCAAGTTCCATGTCGCCTTCAGCTTCTTGTAAAGCTTTTTTACAATCCATCATGCCCGCAGCTGTGCGTTCACGAAGTTCTTTTACCATTGCAGCAGTAATTACCATGAGAGAATTCCTCAAATTTTGTTATCCCCTAAACTATTTAAAGCCGGGCATAAATATTAATATGTTGCCACAAGCGCAAACACGCTTGTGGCAATAGCAAAAAAGATTATGAAAAACTGAAGTTATTCAGCTTCTACAAAACCGTCTTTTTCAGCTTGAACAACAATGTTCTTTTCACGACCAGCTAAAACTGCGTTAGCAGCAGAATCAGTGTATAAAGTCACAGCGCGAATTGCATCGTCGTTACCCGGGATAATGAAATCAATGTTATCTGGGTTTGAGTTTGTATCAACTACAGATATTACTGGAATACCTAAGTTTTTAGCTTCTTTGATAGAAATGTGTTCATGATCAGCATCAATGATGAATAAAACGTCAGGTAAACCACCCATGTTTTTGATTCCACCAAGACTTTTGTCAAGTTTTTCCATTTCACGTGTACGCATCAAAGCTTCTTTTTTAGTAAGAGCTTCAAAAGTACCGTCAGAGCTTTGTGCTTCAAGATCTTTTAAACGCTTGATTGATTGACGAACTGTTTTCCAGTTAGTCAACATACCACCTAACCAACGGTGATTAACGTAAAACTGATCACATTTGATAGCAGCATCTTTAATTGCATCGCTTGCAGCGCGCTTAGTACCAACAAATAAAACTTTACCTTTTTTCGCAGAAACACCTGATAAGAAAGCAAGGGCTTCATTGAACATAGGAACAGTTTGTTCAAGGTTGATGATATGAACTTTATCGCGTGAACCAAAAATGTAAGTTTTCATTTTTGGGTTCCAGTAACGGGTTTTGTGACCGAAATGAACACCTGCTTTAAGCATATCGCGCATAGAAACGTTTGGCATGATTTTTCCTTTATTTGGTTTAGGGGGTTAAGCGTTCATACATTCAAATATACCTGACTCTTTATTGTTCGATTATTTGCTTATAATTAAGACAAATTCAAACTGAGCACCCCGACATATTCTTAATAAATGTATGTGAATTTATAATAAGTATTATTATTTTTAATAATACAAGTTTAAAAGCTAAACACTATCGATAACAACAAGTTAGTAATCGGATAACCGAAAACACTGAGTAATACTTAGATAAAATCTAAATATCTATGCTATTCAATCGACAAATTTAACGGCGCACTTTATACCATATTAATTTACCAAAGGCTAGAAATTAACAATTAAAGGTCAATATTCCTTAATTAATATAGTAATAATATTACTGGGATAATTTTTCTGTACGCGCTAAAATTAGCGGCTCTATATTTTTATTAAATTTTGACTTAACACTACGGCGATATAT from Colwellia sp. PAMC 20917 includes these protein-coding regions:
- the rseP gene encoding sigma E protease regulator RseP, translated to MFDFFWNLASFVVALGILITVHEYGHYWVARRNGVQVERFSIGFGKVLWRKVNKEGTEFVIALIPLGGYVKMLDGRVDEVKPEDIDKTFNNKTVYQRIAIIAAGPLANFAFAIFAFYLMFLIGVPSVKPIVGEIMPESIAQRANITSNSEIIEVAGQKTLDWQDVNLALVSQIGESAFTIKTKEQGSASSKTYHLDAANWSFSPDKESAISSLGIAPYRAAVYAELAYIEEGSVADKAGLKVDDKLISINNESINGSWAMFSKNISQLPEQNVILIVERLGENQEIMVTPALIERAGKKIGYLGVVPKSDSYPKEYLFELRYGVVDALGQSLQRSWNLVVLSFDMIGKLLTGDISVKNLSGPISIAQGAGSSAQYGLVYFLGFLALISINLGIINLLPLPVLDGGHLFYYLVEIVTGKPVSEKIQEIGFKFGTLALLGLMSIALFNDFSRL
- the ispC gene encoding 1-deoxy-D-xylulose-5-phosphate reductoisomerase → MRKLCILGSTGSIGVSTLEVVRLHPTLFSVESLSANTRVDEMLAQCQEFKPSTVVMVAEHAAQALKVKLDQNGLQNIQVLSGGQGLIDIAQADTTDTVMAAIVGASGLLSTMAAVKSGKRVLLANKEALVTSGALFIDAVEKYGAELLPIDSEHNAIFQCLPANVQAKPGRCDLASNGVSKILLTGSGGPFRTFSVEQLAEVTPAQACAHPNWEMGRKISVDSATMMNKGLEFIEAKWLFNIDPDDIRVVLHPQSTIHSMVQYKDGSVIAQMGNPDMRTPIAHALAYPQRIDSGVAPLDFFNTPSFEFEDVDYQKYPNLKLAIAACKSGQGACTALNAANEIAVDAFLNEKIKFTDIAKINETSVNKFVSERVASIDDVVALDASAREFSRNLIASGCFVVNDVAINEVNEKGNL
- the uppS gene encoding polyprenyl diphosphate synthase, with product MTEAITDTLIKVPQHVAIIMDGNGRWAQQRGKTRVAGHKSGVESVRTSVSTAIKYGVKALTLFAFSSENWQRPEQEVSVLMDLFMFVLTREVKKLHKNDVRFQVIGDVSRFSETLQKKIKVSEDLTANNKGMVLSVAANYGGRWDIANAAKVLAEKVSNNTMSVDDITEETLHQYTCLANLPELDLLIRTGGDFRISNFLLWQAAYAEFYFTETLWPDFDEQALINAMGCFDQRERRFGQTGEQIKN
- the tsf gene encoding translation elongation factor Ts, coding for MVITAAMVKELRERTAAGMMDCKKALQEAEGDMELAIENMRKNGQAKAAKKAGNIAAEGAILIKSADGVAALLEVNCQTDFVAKDSNFLGFANEVADAALASKATIEELQAQFEEKRITLVTKIGENINIRRVSYVEGAALASYSHGASIGVVVAGEGDAESLKHIAMHVAASKPEFLTPEDVADSVVENEQRIQLDILKAENDALDDKKKKPVELLEKIIIGRMKKFTGEISLTGQAFIMEPKKTVGVVLKEKGITVSNFVRLEVGEGIAKKEEDFAAEVEAQIAASKA
- the rpsB gene encoding 30S ribosomal protein S2 — encoded protein: MPNVSMRDMLKAGVHFGHKTRYWNPKMKTYIFGSRDKVHIINLEQTVPMFNEALAFLSGVSAKKGKVLFVGTKRAASDAIKDAAIKCDQFYVNHRWLGGMLTNWKTVRQSIKRLKDLEAQSSDGTFEALTKKEALMRTREMEKLDKSLGGIKNMGGLPDVLFIIDADHEHISIKEAKNLGIPVISVVDTNSNPDNIDFIIPGNDDAIRAVTLYTDSAANAVLAGREKNIVVQAEKDGFVEAE
- a CDS encoding phosphatidate cytidylyltransferase — encoded protein: MLKQRIITAVILAPLTIFAIFYLPLDQFAALFMAVMAIGAWEWGPLMGFANKRRRLAFVCATIILISALWYALPLLQLWSIDGQLHSGVSLVLWIAVAWWFLSATLTFLYPRYSKFWSSHRSIRGVFGWLTLIPTWLAFMVLRSNDYNQDPYNGAQLIMFLFLMVWSADVGAYFVGKSIGKHKLLPNVSPGKTLEGFIGGVVCACIFISIAGYSLGWQQHQFTLALIVTAIITTVSVLGDLNESMFKRQAGIKDSGAILPGHGGILDRIDSLTATAPVYALCYALLGWQ
- the pyrH gene encoding UMP kinase, with product MSISPKPIYRRILLKLSGEALMGEEGFGIDPKVLDRMAQEIKELIEMGIQVGLVIGGGNLFRGAGLAEAGMNRVVGDQMGMLATVMNGLAMRDALHRAFVNAKLMSAIDLAGVCDRYNWAEGISLLKSGRVVIFSAGTGNPFFTTDSAACLRGIEIEADVVLKATKVDGIYSDDPVKNPDATLYSQLSYNEVLEKELKVMDLAAFTLARDHNMTIRVFNMNKPGALKAVVMGGNEGTTIDHSENLV
- the frr gene encoding ribosome recycling factor encodes the protein MINEIKQDAQDRMSKSIESLKSNLNKVRTGRAHRSLLDNIVVDYYGMETPLSQVGNIATPDARTLAITVFDKGMIGAVEKAILKSDLGLNPSSQGTLIRIPLPPLTEERRKDLVKVVKNEAENGKVAIRNIRRDANSDVKSLNKEKEINDDEMHQSEDDIQKLTDTYVKQVDDILSIKEKELMEI